In Candidatus Kerfeldbacteria bacterium, a single genomic region encodes these proteins:
- the glgA gene encoding glycogen synthase GlgA has protein sequence MNVLFIAAELAPLAKVGGLADVAGALPKALISNTTDIRAVMPKYSTITLPPNAMKLVAEKVPVAFAGTTEYISIFQTTIPDSQVPLYLIDNPHYLGTGSIYFDEITGPEKTKHEAERFLFFSRAAVALPAALAWYPDIIHCQDWHVGMVPLIKDVLGKSDPKLAKAKTLLTIHNLEYQGWYTQETVLNLLGFSIADHPVLANTKDGMLISLRQGILTADALNAVSQAYAEEILTPEYGAKLEGDIATRRADLSGILNGIDVSIFDPATDPLITKKFSNNDRAGKIACKAALQKTMGLPPAPEKPLLAIVTRLAQQKGVDLLADIADDIAAMGAQLIVLGTGLETLEKLMTDAALRHPESIAVRIGFDNALAHQIYAGSDAFLMPSRYEPCGLGQMIAMRYGALPIVRATGGLKDTVHEVRADGTDGEGFVFTELTADAFRSAIQRAITLYQQPKSWHTVVMHDMELDFSWEASARAYQALYDKLITTASKPHYANVKKNK, from the coding sequence ATGAACGTACTCTTTATTGCTGCTGAACTAGCACCATTAGCAAAAGTTGGTGGTCTTGCCGATGTGGCTGGCGCCCTACCCAAAGCACTTATCAGCAACACCACTGATATCCGAGCAGTCATGCCAAAATACAGCACTATTACGCTCCCACCAAATGCAATGAAGCTGGTTGCGGAAAAAGTGCCCGTTGCATTTGCGGGGACCACTGAATATATCAGCATCTTTCAAACTACGATCCCGGATAGCCAAGTGCCACTGTATCTCATCGATAACCCCCACTACTTGGGTACAGGGAGTATTTATTTTGATGAAATAACCGGTCCTGAGAAAACCAAGCATGAGGCAGAGCGATTCCTTTTCTTTTCCCGGGCCGCCGTGGCGCTTCCTGCCGCGCTAGCATGGTACCCCGACATCATTCACTGCCAGGACTGGCATGTTGGCATGGTGCCCTTGATCAAGGATGTGCTGGGTAAATCAGATCCAAAACTGGCCAAAGCAAAAACGCTGCTCACTATTCACAATTTAGAATACCAGGGCTGGTACACCCAAGAAACCGTGCTTAACCTTTTAGGCTTCTCCATAGCAGACCATCCCGTGCTGGCTAATACAAAAGATGGGATGTTAATCAGCCTACGCCAGGGCATCTTAACCGCCGATGCTCTGAACGCGGTATCGCAGGCGTATGCCGAGGAAATACTCACCCCAGAATACGGCGCCAAACTGGAGGGAGACATTGCGACTCGCCGCGCTGATTTGTCCGGCATTTTAAATGGCATTGATGTAAGTATATTTGACCCCGCTACTGATCCCTTAATTACAAAAAAATTCTCAAACAATGACCGTGCCGGCAAAATTGCCTGCAAAGCGGCCCTGCAAAAAACAATGGGGCTGCCCCCGGCGCCCGAAAAGCCCCTCTTGGCCATTGTCACGCGCCTGGCTCAGCAAAAAGGCGTCGATCTCCTGGCCGACATCGCTGATGATATTGCCGCCATGGGCGCCCAGCTCATTGTCTTGGGCACCGGGCTTGAAACATTGGAGAAGCTGATGACCGACGCGGCGCTACGTCACCCCGAATCAATTGCGGTACGCATTGGATTTGATAATGCCCTGGCCCATCAGATCTATGCCGGCAGCGACGCTTTCCTCATGCCCTCCCGCTATGAGCCGTGCGGCCTAGGACAGATGATTGCCATGCGCTATGGCGCCCTGCCAATTGTCCGAGCCACGGGAGGACTGAAAGACACTGTGCACGAGGTTCGAGCTGATGGAACGGACGGAGAGGGCTTTGTCTTCACCGAATTAACCGCCGATGCATTCCGCAGCGCCATCCAGCGAGCGATCACCCTTTATCAGCAGCCAAAATCATGGCATACTGTAGTCATGCATGATATGGAACTGGATTTTTCCTGGGAAGCCTCAGCTCGCGCCTATCAAGCACTCTACGACAAACTGATTACTACAGCGAGCAAACCACACTATGCCAACGTCAAAAAAAACAAATAA
- a CDS encoding phosphotransferase: MVMGKHPPLSAPAQRRLMARITALMEEKKFHLTQIRSRGPRYFLASGTYHGRPAIFKMTIRPIAQERLTNEKLGREYLFLSTIQKLRSPLSRATPRVWHGGISPHAWYIREEIRGTGALQPHNETKYVNSFFNQSSQRQIGTTLASLQQQKISVFPKSFQSLLYSPQLPSFLWKFIAPYAQLVDTFMQQPGFAASCRPYFMAADKVFKRAPRVLAHQELYPAHFLRAGKQWKIIDWENIGWALPTYDYVAMWLRAHERPRWQAAWQKHYEHAYRHYPDAKRLWDMTVFIQSLFNVVGYHFYPRRAHFSHLARAAAKQLRQYPQFPSR; the protein is encoded by the coding sequence ATGGTGATGGGAAAACATCCGCCACTCTCTGCTCCGGCGCAACGCCGGCTAATGGCACGCATCACTGCGTTGATGGAAGAAAAAAAGTTTCACCTTACCCAAATACGTTCCCGTGGTCCGCGGTATTTTTTGGCGAGCGGTACATACCACGGACGACCCGCAATATTTAAAATGACCATACGACCGATCGCTCAGGAGCGATTGACGAATGAAAAACTGGGGAGGGAATACCTCTTCCTATCGACCATTCAAAAATTACGCTCACCACTTTCACGCGCCACGCCACGCGTATGGCATGGGGGTATCAGTCCACATGCCTGGTACATCCGCGAAGAAATACGTGGTACAGGCGCACTGCAGCCACACAATGAAACAAAATATGTAAACTCATTTTTCAATCAATCTTCACAACGACAGATAGGAACAACACTCGCCTCACTGCAGCAACAAAAAATTAGCGTCTTCCCCAAATCTTTTCAATCACTGCTCTATTCTCCGCAATTGCCGAGCTTCCTGTGGAAATTTATCGCACCCTACGCGCAGTTAGTAGACACCTTTATGCAACAGCCGGGATTTGCTGCCAGCTGTCGACCATATTTTATGGCAGCCGACAAAGTATTCAAACGTGCCCCGCGCGTACTGGCACACCAAGAACTGTATCCGGCGCATTTCCTTCGCGCCGGGAAACAATGGAAAATCATTGATTGGGAAAATATTGGCTGGGCCCTTCCTACCTATGACTATGTAGCGATGTGGCTCCGCGCCCACGAGCGCCCCCGCTGGCAAGCGGCATGGCAAAAACATTACGAACACGCCTATCGCCACTATCCCGACGCCAAACGACTATGGGATATGACGGTCTTTATTCAATCTCTCTTCAATGTAGTCGGGTATCATTTTTACCCCCGACGCGCTCACTTTTCTCATCTTGCCCGAGCCGCTGCCAAACAGCTTCGGCAGTACCCACAATTTCCTTCCCGGTAA